Proteins from one Neodiprion fabricii isolate iyNeoFabr1 chromosome 5, iyNeoFabr1.1, whole genome shotgun sequence genomic window:
- the LOC124182322 gene encoding DAZ-associated protein 2-like isoform X1, whose product MTDKKAYPVAPHPPTGFVPAPAQPATYGVAGASPYGVFPNQPQLYATQGPPPPTYDQTLTHPMMYQPMYGQGYPGGYLAGYPAAYGPLQYYPPLATAAAYYPAAAMQPAPVRPTIMVPNGFEGARFDGISQQVLPPPPPGVAANAAQLAAMAGHSVALSQKKGSFLGGGTEGGYTFW is encoded by the exons CTTACCCCGTCGCACCTCATCCACCAACCGGCTTCGTGCCAGCGCCAGCTCAGCCTGCTACATATGGCG TTGCAGGAGCCTCGCCGTACGGGGTCTTCCCCAACCAGCCACAGCTCTACGCTACCCAGGGTCCGCCACCGCCAACGTATGATCAAACCCTCACTCATCCCATG ATGTACCAGCCGATGTATGGTCAAGGCTATCCGGGCGGTTATCTAGCTGGATATCCAGCAGCCTATGGACCACTTCAGTACTATCCTCCGCTAGCTACAGCTGCCGCCTATTATCCAGCAGCTGCGATGCAACCCGCCCCTGTTAGGCCAACGATCATGGTTCCT AACGGATTTGAGGGAGCAAGATTCGACGGAATCTCGCAACAAGTATtgccaccaccaccaccgggAGTAGCAGCGAATGCAGCGCAGTTAGCTGCCATGGCTGGTCACAGTGTCGCTTTATCGCAAAAGAAAGGTTCGTTCCTTGGAGGTGGAACAGAAGGTGGATATACGTTCTGGTAA
- the LOC124182322 gene encoding DAZ-associated protein 2-like isoform X2 translates to MTDKKVAGASPYGVFPNQPQLYATQGPPPPTYDQTLTHPMMYQPMYGQGYPGGYLAGYPAAYGPLQYYPPLATAAAYYPAAAMQPAPVRPTIMVPNGFEGARFDGISQQVLPPPPPGVAANAAQLAAMAGHSVALSQKKGSFLGGGTEGGYTFW, encoded by the exons TTGCAGGAGCCTCGCCGTACGGGGTCTTCCCCAACCAGCCACAGCTCTACGCTACCCAGGGTCCGCCACCGCCAACGTATGATCAAACCCTCACTCATCCCATG ATGTACCAGCCGATGTATGGTCAAGGCTATCCGGGCGGTTATCTAGCTGGATATCCAGCAGCCTATGGACCACTTCAGTACTATCCTCCGCTAGCTACAGCTGCCGCCTATTATCCAGCAGCTGCGATGCAACCCGCCCCTGTTAGGCCAACGATCATGGTTCCT AACGGATTTGAGGGAGCAAGATTCGACGGAATCTCGCAACAAGTATtgccaccaccaccaccgggAGTAGCAGCGAATGCAGCGCAGTTAGCTGCCATGGCTGGTCACAGTGTCGCTTTATCGCAAAAGAAAGGTTCGTTCCTTGGAGGTGGAACAGAAGGTGGATATACGTTCTGGTAA